Proteins from a genomic interval of Synechococcus sp. A15-28:
- the cbiD gene encoding cobalt-precorrin-5B (C(1))-methyltransferase CbiD: MATSASSGLTLPVWVASAARAALKALLGHPFESKQLLTQPDGGAPLQVPVRSAARLSDDQALAISCCDPGPGLDLTRDLEIWVRVAWSTDSVSRLDLRPGEGVGRLGSGGDACVSTYARQLLECSLLPLLPAGRGLVVEPVLPRGRSLAERTSNAAFGVVDGLALIGTQAEVQRSAAPDQLQQVVRELRALTADPGFEGSLALVIGENGLDLARREGLSPLLKVGNWIGPVLVAAAEAGVKDLLLLGYHGKLIKLAGGIFHTHHHLADGRLEVLTALGLDAGLSLQELQQLRTAASVEDAFQQLNPTIAVDLGRLLAAMVEQRSQAYIARYGDWPLRIAAVLFDRSRVLRWRGPVADERFFTLKD; the protein is encoded by the coding sequence ATCGCAACTTCTGCCTCCAGTGGCCTCACCCTGCCGGTTTGGGTGGCTTCAGCGGCGCGGGCGGCGCTGAAGGCGCTGCTGGGACACCCGTTTGAATCCAAGCAGTTGCTGACGCAGCCCGACGGCGGTGCGCCCCTTCAGGTGCCGGTGCGTTCAGCGGCCCGGTTGAGCGATGACCAGGCCCTGGCGATCAGCTGTTGTGATCCAGGCCCTGGATTGGATTTAACCCGCGATCTGGAGATCTGGGTTCGCGTGGCTTGGTCCACCGACTCGGTTTCCCGGCTGGACCTCAGGCCTGGCGAGGGGGTCGGACGGCTCGGTTCCGGCGGTGACGCCTGTGTGTCGACCTATGCCCGTCAGTTGTTGGAGTGCTCTTTACTGCCGTTGCTGCCGGCGGGGCGGGGGCTGGTGGTGGAGCCGGTGTTGCCACGTGGCCGCAGCCTGGCGGAGCGCACCAGCAATGCCGCCTTCGGGGTGGTGGACGGGCTGGCCTTGATCGGCACCCAGGCGGAGGTGCAGCGGAGCGCAGCACCCGACCAGTTGCAGCAGGTGGTGCGTGAGCTCCGAGCTTTAACGGCCGATCCGGGGTTTGAAGGATCCCTGGCGCTGGTGATCGGTGAAAACGGTCTGGACTTGGCGCGGCGGGAGGGGCTGTCGCCGCTGCTCAAGGTGGGCAACTGGATCGGACCGGTGCTGGTGGCTGCTGCGGAAGCCGGCGTGAAGGATCTGTTGTTGCTGGGGTATCACGGCAAGTTGATCAAGCTGGCCGGTGGCATCTTTCACACCCACCACCATCTGGCGGACGGTCGGCTGGAGGTGTTGACCGCCCTGGGCCTGGATGCGGGCCTCAGCCTGCAGGAGTTGCAACAACTGCGTACCGCCGCATCGGTGGAGGACGCGTTTCAACAACTGAATCCCACCATCGCAGTGGATCTGGGGCGGCTTCTGGCGGCAATGGTGGAGCAACGCAGCCAGGCCTACATCGCTCGCTATGGCGATTGGCCCTTGCGCATCGCGGCTGTTCTGTTTGATCGGAGCAGGGTGCTGCGCTGGCGTGGTCCGGTGGCAGATGAGCGCTTCTTTACGCTGAAGGATTGA
- a CDS encoding alanine--glyoxylate aminotransferase family protein produces the protein MQDKLTLMIPGPTPVPESVLKAMGRHPIGHRSGEFQAVVQRTTEQLKWLHQTQSDVLVITGSGTAAMEAGMINTLCRGDKVLCGDNGKFGERWVKVARAYGMEVEVIKAEWGQPLDPEDFRKTLEADSAKAIKAVILTHSETSTGVINDLETIARHVKAHGTALTIADCVTSLGATDVPMDAWGVDVVASGSQKGYMLPPGLSFVAMGERAWEAYERSNLPKFYLDLGPYRKTAAKNSNPFTPAVNLYFGLEAALEMMQSEGLEAIFARHARHRSAAQAGMKAIGLPLFAAEGHGSPAITAVAPNGIDAEQLRKAVKDRFDILLAGGQDHLKGKVFRIGHLGYVCDRDVLTAVSAIEATLQSLGLHNGSMGAGVAAAAAALG, from the coding sequence GTGCAGGACAAACTCACCCTGATGATCCCGGGTCCGACCCCGGTGCCCGAGTCGGTGCTGAAGGCCATGGGGCGCCATCCGATCGGTCACCGCAGTGGTGAGTTTCAGGCCGTCGTTCAGCGCACCACGGAACAGCTCAAGTGGTTGCACCAGACCCAGAGTGATGTGCTGGTGATCACCGGCAGCGGCACGGCCGCCATGGAGGCCGGCATGATCAACACCCTCTGCAGGGGCGACAAAGTCCTCTGTGGCGACAACGGCAAATTCGGTGAGCGCTGGGTGAAGGTGGCCCGCGCCTACGGCATGGAGGTGGAGGTGATCAAAGCCGAGTGGGGCCAACCGCTCGACCCGGAAGATTTCCGCAAGACCCTGGAAGCCGACAGCGCCAAGGCGATCAAGGCCGTGATCCTCACCCATTCGGAAACGTCCACAGGGGTGATCAATGACCTGGAGACCATTGCCCGCCACGTCAAGGCCCATGGCACCGCCCTGACCATTGCGGACTGCGTCACCAGCCTTGGCGCCACGGATGTTCCCATGGACGCCTGGGGCGTGGATGTGGTGGCCTCCGGATCTCAGAAGGGCTACATGCTGCCGCCCGGATTGAGCTTTGTCGCCATGGGCGAACGGGCCTGGGAGGCCTACGAGCGTTCGAATCTGCCGAAGTTCTATCTGGATCTTGGGCCTTACCGAAAAACCGCCGCCAAGAACAGCAATCCGTTCACGCCCGCCGTCAACCTCTATTTCGGTCTTGAAGCGGCACTGGAGATGATGCAGAGCGAAGGTCTTGAAGCGATCTTTGCCCGCCATGCCCGGCACCGGTCCGCTGCCCAGGCGGGGATGAAGGCCATCGGACTTCCGTTATTTGCTGCCGAAGGTCACGGCAGCCCAGCGATCACAGCGGTCGCTCCCAATGGCATCGATGCCGAGCAACTGCGCAAAGCCGTGAAAGACCGGTTCGACATCCTTCTCGCTGGCGGGCAGGATCACCTCAAGGGCAAAGTGTTCCGCATCGGCCACCTTGGCTATGTCTGTGACCGTGATGTGTTGACCGCCGTGTCCGCCATCGAAGCCACGCTTCAGTCCCTGGGCTTGCACAACGGCAGCATGGGGGCAGGCGTCGCGGCAGCCGCAGCAGCGCTCGGCTGA